The DNA sequence GAGCCTTGATCGGACGAGTGCTGCTGGGCCCGGTGCTGGACCGACATGGGGCCGTTGTGGGGCCAGACGAGGATGTAGTCGTTGTAGTAGATGCGGCTCAGCACCGAGCGTACCAGGTCCAGCAACGTTAGGCGGAAGCCAGCCATGGGGAAGTGGTGTGCGTCCGCCATGAGGTCTGGGCCCCCTGcctgctcctcctccccctcctcggCGCTCCCACCCTCCAGGGCCGCCTCCCTTGGGCCTCCTGAGGCCTCAGTGATTCCGCCTGCCCCAGCCTCAGGCACGGCGTCACCCCTGCGAGGCCCGGGGTTGCAGTCCACACCTTCACGGGCTCTGGACAGTTCGGCCTGCACCCCAGCCATGCCTGCTGGGCATTGCTGCCCGTCAGGGTCCTGATCTCCACCTCTCGTGGTGGACATGGCACTGGGCAGTTACCTCAATTGGGCGGGTGATGACGGTAACAGCCCAGGTGGTGGCGCCTGAAGTGGCTGCCCTGAGGGGAGGCTGAGGGTGGCAGGACGGGACGAGGCGGCCACTGAGAGGACGACAGAAGAGGCCCCAAGACAGGGAGGGTAGGCAGCCAACGGCGGGAGCGTCCCACCGAAAGCTGGGCCTCAGACAACAGTGGAGCCAGGCCTGACGCAATAGATTCCCCTAGGCCACAGAGGAGGGGCGGGGCCAGAAGAGTAGCCAATAGGACATGCCCCCTCGTCACGAGCTCTGAGCTCATTTGCTGACAAGTGAGGATTGACGTGTCCTGTGTCCAATGAACAATCAAGGTGCTTAGATTGTAGAATTGTTCACAATCGTCTCCTGGTTCTTTTGACGCCCTGGGTTTGGTTCTAGCCTACATTTAAGTATGGAAGGTTCCTGTCCTTTTAGTTTTACGATTGTGCAAAAACCCACAATGGTACAATATATTGATAACGTGGGCTGAGGAAACTTCTGTAAAAGGCAGAGAGTTAACATTTGGGGCTTGGAGGTGCTCAAAGGTAAAATCAAAATGGTTATTATGTAGGTACTTACATAACAGAATTCCACAACAAATAAAATGTTGCTGa is a window from the Capra hircus breed San Clemente chromosome X unlocalized genomic scaffold, ASM170441v1, whole genome shotgun sequence genome containing:
- the LOC106503786 gene encoding cancer/testis antigen 47A; amino-acid sequence: MSTTRGGDQDPDGQQCPAGMAGVQAELSRAREGVDCNPGPRRGDAVPEAGAGGITEASGGPREAALEGGSAEEGEEEQAGGPDLMADAHHFPMAGFRLTLLDLVRSVLSRIYYNDYILVWPHNGPMSVQHRAQQHSSDQGSAAVAEFSELRVSSDGPGEGPARKAPAQEVEEAEEAEEASLWETAAEESEESSLWEVAQEPAAPEEIGKHQDENSKKEIQGTECEVKEEKYNKKQEEPEKNLDPAKDSPKNSRYGN